One region of Streptomyces davaonensis JCM 4913 genomic DNA includes:
- a CDS encoding MFS transporter: MAAARTPQGATGVGGDRGRSRGGGSGRVGGAVRSVGRALHLPVTGTARGIRKATHAQGAGESGLGKLIELHGVNGAGDMMITVALASTVFFSVPTDEARGRVALYLGITMAPFTLLAPVIGPLLDRVPHGRRAAMASAMLARAFLALILSGAVITGSLGLYPAALGVLVASKAYGVVRSAVVPRLLPPRFSLVKANSRVTLGGLLATAVAAPIGAGLQAIGARWPLYGAFVIFMVGTFLSFTLPPKVDSAKGEDTALLAADAQHLHGPHLKPVKRPGLRTVGTAVTHALGANAALRCLSGFLIFFLAFLLREHPLAGQSAAVSLGIVAVSAGVGNACGTAVGAWLRSRAPEIIIVVVVACVLAAAIIAAAFFSAALVAVLTAVAGFSQALSKLSLDALIQRDVPELVRTSAFARSETLLQMSWVLGGAIGIVLPLNGALGLSVGAAIVAAGWLTTVRGLISSARHSGTPRARVA; encoded by the coding sequence GTGGCAGCCGCGCGGACGCCTCAAGGAGCCACCGGGGTCGGTGGGGACAGGGGCCGCAGTCGAGGCGGCGGTTCGGGCCGAGTCGGCGGTGCCGTCCGCTCCGTCGGACGTGCCCTGCATCTTCCGGTCACCGGCACCGCCCGCGGCATCCGCAAGGCGACCCACGCCCAGGGCGCCGGCGAGTCGGGCCTCGGCAAGCTGATCGAGCTGCACGGGGTGAACGGCGCCGGGGACATGATGATCACCGTCGCCCTGGCCTCCACCGTCTTCTTCTCCGTCCCGACCGACGAGGCCCGGGGCCGGGTCGCCCTGTACCTCGGCATCACGATGGCGCCGTTCACGCTGCTGGCCCCGGTGATCGGGCCGCTGCTGGACCGGGTGCCGCACGGGCGCCGGGCGGCGATGGCGAGCGCGATGCTGGCCCGCGCCTTCCTGGCGCTGATCCTGTCCGGCGCGGTGATCACCGGCAGCCTCGGCCTGTACCCGGCCGCCCTCGGCGTCCTGGTGGCGTCGAAGGCGTACGGCGTGGTCCGCAGCGCGGTCGTGCCCCGGCTGCTGCCGCCCCGCTTCTCGCTGGTCAAGGCGAACTCCCGGGTCACCCTCGGCGGGCTGCTCGCCACCGCGGTGGCCGCGCCGATCGGCGCCGGGCTCCAGGCCATCGGAGCGAGATGGCCGCTCTACGGCGCCTTCGTGATCTTCATGGTGGGGACGTTCCTGTCGTTCACGCTCCCGCCCAAGGTCGACTCGGCCAAGGGCGAGGACACCGCGCTGCTGGCGGCGGACGCCCAGCATCTGCACGGACCGCATCTGAAGCCGGTCAAGCGGCCGGGGCTGCGCACGGTCGGCACCGCCGTCACCCACGCCCTCGGCGCCAACGCCGCGCTGCGCTGTCTGTCCGGCTTCCTGATCTTCTTCCTCGCCTTCCTGCTGCGCGAGCATCCGCTGGCCGGGCAGAGCGCCGCCGTGTCGCTGGGGATAGTGGCCGTCTCGGCCGGAGTGGGCAACGCCTGCGGTACGGCGGTCGGGGCCTGGCTGAGATCACGCGCCCCGGAGATCATCATCGTGGTCGTCGTGGCCTGTGTGCTGGCCGCCGCGATCATCGCCGCGGCCTTCTTCAGCGCCGCCCTGGTGGCCGTCCTCACCGCGGTCGCCGGGTTCTCCCAGGCGCTGTCCAAGCTGTCCCTGGACGCGCTGATCCAGCGGGACGTGCCGGAGCTGGTCCGCACGTCCGCCTTCGCCCGCTCCGAGACGCTGCTCCAGATGTCCTGGGTGCTCGGCGGCGCCATCGGCATCGTGCTGCCCCTGAACGGCGCCCTGGGCCTGTCCGTGGGCGCCGCCATCGTCGCCGCCGGCTGGCTCACCACGGTCCGCGGCCTGATCAGCTCGGCCCGGCACAGCGGCACCCCGCGCGCGAGGGTGGCATAA
- a CDS encoding DUF3027 domain-containing protein, whose protein sequence is MSAATTRSRTPDRLCAEAIDLARTAAEEAAAPGVVGEHAGLVSEGDRVVTHFFECKELGYRGWRWAVTVARASRAKIVTLDEVVLLPGPDALLAPEWVPWSERLRPGDMGPGDLLPTDAEDLRLEPGYSGEDEPVPSSPVSHEMAELVEAEDAEVTGGAPANLPVAPTRGSIAAVAEELGMRRARVLSRYGLHVAADRWEESFGAKTPMAQAAPAACVSCGFLMPLGGSLGQAFGVCANEFAPADGRVVSLTYGCGGHSEAAVMPKPPQPAAPVIDETTVDPFPLRPASDSGSVPAVSDEDAADLGHS, encoded by the coding sequence GTGAGCGCAGCGACCACGCGAAGCCGCACCCCCGACCGCCTGTGCGCCGAGGCGATCGACCTCGCCCGCACCGCCGCCGAGGAGGCCGCCGCTCCCGGCGTCGTAGGGGAGCACGCGGGGCTGGTCTCCGAGGGCGACCGGGTCGTCACGCACTTCTTCGAGTGCAAGGAACTCGGCTACCGCGGCTGGCGCTGGGCCGTCACCGTGGCCCGGGCCTCCCGCGCGAAGATCGTCACCCTGGACGAGGTCGTGCTCCTCCCAGGACCGGACGCCCTCCTCGCGCCCGAGTGGGTGCCCTGGAGCGAGCGGCTGCGCCCCGGCGACATGGGCCCCGGCGACCTCCTGCCCACCGACGCCGAGGACCTCCGCCTGGAGCCCGGCTACTCCGGCGAGGACGAGCCGGTACCCAGCTCGCCCGTCTCGCACGAGATGGCCGAACTGGTCGAGGCGGAGGACGCCGAGGTCACCGGCGGGGCCCCCGCGAACCTCCCGGTCGCCCCGACCCGTGGCTCGATCGCCGCGGTCGCCGAGGAGCTCGGCATGCGCCGGGCCCGGGTCCTGTCCCGCTACGGCCTCCATGTCGCCGCCGACCGCTGGGAGGAGTCGTTCGGCGCCAAGACCCCGATGGCGCAGGCCGCCCCCGCCGCGTGTGTCAGCTGCGGCTTCCTGATGCCGCTGGGCGGCTCCCTGGGCCAGGCCTTCGGCGTCTGCGCCAACGAGTTCGCCCCCGCGGACGGCCGCGTGGTCTCCCTGACCTACGGCTGCGGCGGCCACTCCGAGGCGGCCGTCATGCCCAAGCCCCCGCAGCCGGCGGCACCGGTGATCGACGAGACGACGGTGGACCCCTTCCCGCTGCGCCCGGCGTCGGATTCCGGTTCGGTACCGGCGGTGTCGGACGAGGACGCGGCGGATCTCGGCCACTCGTAG
- a CDS encoding sacsin N-terminal ATP-binding-like domain-containing protein, producing MSKFVRPAVEGADPFGTARLRRGVLDAWATSPARFREDANAEEDLVLGGYRDRLVVELAQNAADAAARAGVPGRLRLTLRDGVLVAANTGAPLDAAGVESLSTLRASAKRDTPSIGRFGVGFAAVLSVTDEPAVVGRHGGVRWSLAEAREFAADTARHSPGLGDEIRRRDGHVPLLRLPFAAEGTAPAPYDTAVILPLRDTAAADLAERLLNAVDDALLLALPGLTEVVIETDSVRTVSRRTDGVFTVVEDSRDGITHWRTAVAHGPLTPELLADRPVEERLRPHWSVTWAVPADAEGAPIRPRISPVVHAPTPSDEALGVPALLIASFPLDTTRRHAAPGPLTDFLVERAADAYAGMLAEWRPVTAGIIDLVPGPLGKGELDGALRAAILERLPRTAFLPPAAEATDDLPESLRPREAEVVEGAGAETVQVLAEVLPTLLPAGLERRVELRTLGVARVPLTDAVDRLAGLEKDPGWWRRLYDSLAGVDPDRLTGLPVPLADGRTTIGPRQILLPSVEGAGIEPEVLARLGLKVAHPDAAHPLLEKLGALPATPRAVLTTPQVRAAVAASLDDEGGLDWEQDTLDAEELADTVLALVRDADLEPGDEPWLGALALPDEEGELAPAGELVLPGSPFHQVMREGELAAVDAELADKWGEQPLAACGVLAGFALVRATDVVLDPDELEPREGDFAEPDDAGLLDAVDVWSEDILDRFPDTPVPPVATELIAVRDLDLVDDDKWPQALALLAQPPLRDALTQQVRILLPDGTHEVVRPYTAWWLRGHPVLDGRRPAGLLAAGGDPLLRGLYDEADATGFDDEQVLRALGVRTSVAALLDEPGGAAELLDRLADPERQVTGAQLHALYGSLADLDPEQVTLPDELRAVVDGRVEVVDAADAVVVDSPDLLPFTEGVPLLPVRPARAAELAELFQVRRLSESVTGEVDSEGTEHDVPESVAVLLGPRTPSSYVEHEELVVDGVEIDWRLTDDGVLHAATLEGVAAGLAWAAGQWPRRFEVAALLEDPSRTRELARDRWFD from the coding sequence GTGAGCAAGTTCGTGCGGCCGGCCGTCGAGGGTGCGGATCCGTTCGGGACGGCCCGGCTGCGGCGTGGGGTGCTGGACGCCTGGGCCACCAGCCCGGCCCGGTTCCGGGAGGACGCCAACGCCGAGGAGGACCTCGTCCTCGGCGGCTACCGGGACCGCCTCGTCGTGGAGCTCGCGCAGAACGCCGCCGACGCCGCCGCCCGCGCGGGCGTGCCCGGACGGCTCCGGCTCACCCTGCGCGACGGCGTCCTCGTCGCCGCCAACACCGGCGCCCCGCTGGACGCCGCCGGTGTCGAGTCGCTCTCCACGCTCCGCGCCTCCGCCAAACGCGACACGCCGTCCATCGGCCGCTTCGGCGTCGGTTTCGCCGCCGTTCTCTCCGTCACCGACGAGCCCGCCGTGGTCGGCCGGCACGGCGGCGTCCGCTGGTCCCTGGCCGAGGCCCGGGAGTTCGCCGCCGACACCGCCCGGCACAGCCCCGGCCTCGGCGACGAGATCCGGCGCCGCGACGGACACGTCCCGCTGCTGAGGCTCCCGTTCGCCGCCGAGGGCACCGCCCCCGCCCCCTACGACACGGCCGTCATCCTGCCGCTGCGCGACACGGCCGCCGCCGACCTCGCCGAACGGCTCCTGAACGCCGTCGACGACGCCCTCCTGCTCGCCCTGCCCGGGCTCACCGAGGTCGTCATCGAGACCGACAGCGTGCGCACGGTCAGCCGTCGCACCGACGGCGTCTTCACCGTCGTGGAGGACTCGCGGGACGGCATCACCCACTGGCGCACCGCCGTCGCGCACGGTCCGCTCACCCCCGAGCTGCTGGCCGACCGGCCGGTGGAGGAGCGGCTGCGGCCGCACTGGTCGGTCACCTGGGCCGTGCCCGCCGACGCGGAGGGGGCGCCCATCCGGCCGCGCATCAGTCCCGTCGTGCACGCCCCGACGCCCAGCGACGAGGCCCTCGGGGTGCCCGCGCTGCTCATCGCGTCCTTCCCGCTGGACACCACCCGGCGGCACGCGGCGCCCGGCCCGCTGACCGACTTCCTGGTGGAGCGCGCCGCCGACGCCTACGCCGGGATGCTCGCCGAGTGGCGGCCGGTGACCGCCGGGATCATCGACCTGGTGCCGGGGCCGCTCGGCAAGGGCGAGCTGGACGGGGCGCTGCGGGCGGCGATCCTGGAGCGGCTGCCGCGCACCGCGTTCCTCCCGCCGGCCGCCGAGGCCACCGACGATCTCCCCGAGTCGCTGCGGCCCCGGGAGGCGGAGGTGGTGGAAGGCGCGGGCGCGGAGACCGTACAGGTCCTCGCCGAGGTGCTGCCCACCCTGCTGCCCGCCGGTCTGGAACGGCGCGTGGAGCTGCGCACGCTCGGCGTGGCCCGGGTGCCGTTGACCGACGCCGTCGACCGGCTGGCCGGTCTGGAGAAGGACCCCGGCTGGTGGCGGCGGCTCTACGACAGCCTCGCCGGCGTCGACCCCGACCGGCTCACCGGGCTGCCCGTGCCGCTGGCCGACGGGCGGACCACGATCGGCCCCCGCCAGATCCTGCTGCCCTCCGTCGAAGGCGCCGGGATCGAACCGGAGGTGCTGGCCCGGCTCGGTCTGAAGGTCGCTCACCCGGACGCCGCCCACCCGCTGCTGGAGAAGCTCGGCGCGCTGCCCGCCACCCCGCGCGCCGTGCTGACCACCCCGCAGGTGCGGGCCGCGGTCGCCGCCTCCCTGGACGACGAGGGCGGACTGGACTGGGAGCAGGACACGCTGGATGCCGAGGAGCTGGCCGACACCGTGCTGGCCCTGGTCCGGGACGCCGACCTCGAACCCGGCGACGAGCCCTGGCTCGGCGCGCTCGCCCTGCCCGACGAGGAGGGGGAGTTGGCCCCCGCGGGCGAACTGGTCCTGCCCGGCAGCCCCTTCCACCAGGTCATGCGCGAGGGCGAACTCGCCGCCGTGGACGCCGAACTGGCCGACAAGTGGGGCGAACAGCCCCTGGCGGCCTGCGGAGTGCTGGCCGGCTTCGCGCTCGTCCGGGCCACGGACGTCGTCCTCGACCCCGACGAACTGGAGCCCCGCGAAGGCGACTTCGCCGAGCCCGACGACGCCGGACTGCTGGACGCCGTGGACGTCTGGAGCGAGGACATCCTCGACCGCTTCCCGGACACCCCGGTGCCGCCGGTGGCCACCGAACTGATCGCCGTACGCGACCTGGATCTGGTCGACGACGACAAGTGGCCCCAGGCCCTCGCTCTCCTGGCCCAGCCCCCGCTCCGGGACGCCCTCACCCAGCAGGTCCGCATCCTCCTCCCGGATGGCACGCACGAGGTCGTACGGCCCTACACCGCCTGGTGGCTGCGCGGGCACCCGGTGCTCGACGGCCGCCGCCCCGCAGGTCTCCTCGCCGCCGGCGGCGACCCGCTGCTGCGCGGCCTGTACGACGAGGCCGACGCGACCGGGTTCGACGACGAACAGGTGCTGCGGGCGCTGGGCGTGCGGACATCGGTGGCGGCCCTGCTCGACGAACCCGGCGGTGCCGCGGAACTCCTTGACCGGCTCGCCGACCCCGAACGCCAGGTGACCGGCGCCCAACTGCACGCCCTGTACGGCTCCCTGGCCGACCTCGACCCCGAGCAGGTGACGCTGCCGGACGAGCTGCGGGCCGTGGTCGACGGCCGGGTCGAGGTGGTGGACGCGGCGGACGCCGTGGTCGTCGACTCGCCCGACCTGCTCCCCTTCACCGAGGGCGTCCCGCTGCTCCCGGTACGGCCGGCGCGCGCCGCCGAGCTGGCCGAGCTGTTCCAGGTGCGGCGGCTGAGCGAGTCCGTCACGGGCGAGGTCGACTCGGAGGGCACCGAGCACGACGTACCGGAGTCGGTGGCGGTGCTGCTGGGTCCGCGGACGCCGTCCTCGTACGTCGAGCACGAGGAACTCGTCGTGGACGGCGTGGAGATCGACTGGCGGCTCACCGACGACGGCGTCCTGCACGCCGCGACCCTGGAGGGCGTCGCCGCGGGCCTCGCCTGGGCGGCCGGGCAGTGGCCGCGCCGCTTCGAGGTGGCGGCGCTGCTGGAGGACCCGTCCCGGACCCGGGAACTGGCCCGGGACCGCTGGTTCGACTGA
- a CDS encoding DUF5707 domain-containing protein, protein MRMRATVVAVSGALALSALAVPAAQADSRDAASIDKPSVAERFGASSAKSAFSTAADVPTVSNVTVNAGKNLVFGTTTVKTFNVSLTATHASGIADAYIDLWHGTDPVNDIDGYFPPNEEAATCTAVSATTSNCKLTITASTYDNLLFNSLAGNWHVTAAALSNDGEIYLNDFYKTHKVQRAAKLTVNASPEPVAKGKTITVSGKLTRANWETLGYSGMPSGQSVVLQFRKKDSTTYSNVKGIKTLSGGALKTTVTASTDGYYRFTYAGITSTAAVNATGDFVDVQ, encoded by the coding sequence ATGCGTATGCGAGCCACTGTGGTCGCCGTCTCCGGCGCCCTGGCCCTGTCCGCCCTCGCTGTCCCGGCCGCGCAGGCCGACTCGCGGGACGCCGCGAGCATCGACAAGCCGAGCGTCGCCGAGCGCTTCGGCGCCTCGTCCGCCAAGTCGGCGTTCAGCACGGCCGCCGACGTGCCCACCGTCTCCAACGTGACGGTGAACGCGGGCAAGAACCTCGTCTTCGGCACCACCACCGTCAAGACCTTCAACGTGTCCCTCACCGCCACGCACGCGAGCGGCATCGCGGACGCGTACATCGACCTGTGGCACGGCACCGACCCGGTGAACGACATCGACGGCTACTTCCCGCCGAACGAGGAAGCCGCCACCTGCACCGCGGTCAGCGCCACCACGTCGAACTGCAAGCTGACCATCACGGCCAGCACGTACGACAACCTGCTGTTCAACTCGCTGGCCGGCAACTGGCACGTCACCGCGGCCGCGCTGTCCAACGACGGCGAGATCTACCTGAACGACTTCTACAAGACCCACAAGGTCCAGCGCGCGGCGAAGCTGACGGTCAACGCCTCCCCGGAGCCGGTGGCGAAGGGCAAGACCATCACGGTCTCCGGCAAGCTGACCCGCGCCAACTGGGAGACCCTCGGCTACTCGGGCATGCCCAGCGGCCAGAGCGTCGTGCTTCAGTTCCGTAAGAAGGACAGCACCACCTACAGCAACGTCAAGGGCATCAAGACCCTCTCGGGTGGCGCCCTGAAGACCACGGTCACCGCCTCCACGGACGGCTACTACCGCTTCACGTACGCGGGCATCACGAGCACCGCGGCGGTCAACGCCACGGGTGACTTCGTCGACGTGCAGTAA
- a CDS encoding cation-translocating P-type ATPase: MTHIDAGTEVDSERALPALVGTGGLTAAEVAERVARGQVNDIPVRSSRSMVEIVRANVFTRFNAIIGVLWLIMLFVAPIQDSLFGFVILANTGIGIIQEWRAKKTLDSLAVIGEARPTVRRDGVAAEVTTAEIVLDDLIEIGPGDKAVVDGVCVEADGLEIDESLLTGEADPVVKRPGDQILSGSFVVAGGGAFQATKVGREAYAAQLAEEASRFTLVHSELRSGISTILKYVTWMMIPAALGLVVTQLVVKDKDLDDSIARTVGGIVPMVPEGLVLLTSVAFAIGVIRLGRKQCLVQELPAIEGLARVDTVCLDKTGTLTEGGMDVTELRPLGGQDEEYIRRVLGALGESDPRPNASLQAIIDAYPDTEDWRCTESLPFSSARKYSGATFSEGNGESSTWLLGAPDVLLAPDDGALAETERLNEQGLRVLLLARTARDLDDSEPAVDAKPAALVVLEQRLRPDAADTLRYFAEQNVRAKVISGDNAVSVGAVANKLGLMGTTVDARSLPRDRDAMATALDEATMFGRVTPQQKRDMVGALQSHGHNVAMTGDGVNDVLALKDADIGVAMGSGSEATRAVAQIVLLNNSFATLPSVVAEGRRVIGNITRVATLFLVKTVYSVLLAVLVVCWQVDYPFLPRHLTLLSTLTIGVPAFFLALAPNKERAKPHFVRRVMRYSIPGGVVAAVATFLTYLIARHSYVGEGALDAETSAATLTLFLISMWVLAIIARPYTWWRVALVASMGLGFVLVLAVPWLQEFFALKLVGVTMPWIAVGISVVAAAALEFVWKWVDRRFPA; encoded by the coding sequence ATGACGCACATCGACGCGGGCACCGAAGTCGATTCCGAACGCGCGCTGCCCGCTTTGGTGGGTACGGGCGGACTCACCGCCGCCGAGGTGGCCGAACGGGTCGCGCGGGGGCAGGTCAACGACATCCCGGTGCGCAGCAGCCGGTCCATGGTCGAGATCGTCCGGGCCAATGTCTTCACCCGGTTCAACGCGATCATCGGCGTGCTCTGGCTGATCATGCTGTTCGTCGCGCCGATCCAGGACAGCCTGTTCGGCTTCGTCATCCTCGCCAACACCGGCATCGGCATCATCCAGGAGTGGCGCGCCAAGAAGACCCTGGACTCGCTCGCCGTGATCGGCGAGGCCCGGCCCACCGTGCGACGCGACGGGGTGGCCGCCGAGGTGACCACCGCCGAGATCGTGCTGGACGACCTGATCGAGATCGGGCCGGGCGACAAGGCCGTCGTGGACGGGGTGTGCGTCGAGGCCGACGGTCTGGAGATCGACGAGTCGCTGCTCACCGGGGAGGCCGACCCGGTCGTCAAGCGGCCCGGGGACCAGATCCTCTCCGGTAGCTTCGTGGTCGCGGGCGGCGGCGCCTTCCAGGCCACCAAGGTGGGCCGCGAGGCCTACGCCGCCCAGCTCGCCGAGGAGGCCAGCCGCTTCACCCTGGTCCACTCCGAGCTGCGCTCCGGCATCTCCACCATCCTCAAGTACGTGACCTGGATGATGATCCCGGCCGCGCTCGGCCTGGTGGTCACCCAGCTCGTCGTGAAGGACAAGGACCTCGACGACTCCATCGCCCGTACCGTCGGCGGCATCGTCCCCATGGTCCCCGAGGGCCTGGTCCTGCTCACCTCCGTCGCCTTCGCCATCGGCGTCATCCGACTTGGCCGAAAACAGTGCCTCGTCCAGGAACTCCCCGCCATCGAGGGGCTCGCCCGCGTCGACACCGTCTGCCTCGACAAGACCGGCACCCTCACCGAGGGCGGCATGGACGTCACCGAGCTGAGGCCGCTCGGCGGCCAGGACGAGGAGTACATACGCAGGGTGCTCGGCGCCCTCGGCGAGTCCGACCCCCGCCCCAACGCCTCCCTCCAGGCCATCATCGACGCCTACCCCGACACCGAGGACTGGCGCTGCACCGAGTCGCTGCCCTTCTCCTCCGCCCGCAAGTACAGCGGCGCCACCTTCAGCGAGGGCAACGGCGAGTCCAGTACGTGGCTGCTGGGGGCGCCCGATGTGCTGCTCGCCCCCGACGACGGCGCCCTCGCCGAGACCGAGCGGCTCAACGAACAGGGCCTGCGCGTCCTGCTCCTCGCCCGCACCGCACGCGACCTGGACGACTCCGAGCCCGCCGTGGACGCCAAGCCGGCCGCGCTCGTCGTCCTGGAGCAGCGGCTGCGGCCCGACGCCGCCGACACCCTGCGCTACTTCGCCGAGCAGAACGTCCGGGCCAAGGTCATCTCCGGCGACAACGCCGTCTCCGTGGGCGCGGTCGCGAACAAGCTCGGGCTGATGGGGACGACCGTCGACGCCCGCTCCCTGCCGCGCGACCGGGACGCGATGGCGACGGCCCTCGACGAGGCCACGATGTTCGGGCGCGTCACCCCGCAGCAGAAGCGGGACATGGTGGGCGCGCTCCAGTCCCACGGGCACAACGTCGCCATGACCGGCGACGGCGTGAACGACGTCCTGGCCCTGAAGGACGCCGACATCGGCGTGGCCATGGGCTCGGGTTCGGAGGCCACCCGCGCGGTGGCGCAGATCGTGCTGCTCAACAACAGCTTCGCGACGCTTCCTTCGGTGGTCGCCGAGGGGCGGCGGGTCATCGGGAACATCACCCGGGTCGCCACGCTGTTCCTGGTGAAGACCGTGTACTCGGTGCTGCTGGCGGTGCTGGTGGTGTGCTGGCAGGTGGACTACCCGTTCCTGCCCCGGCACTTGACGCTGCTGTCCACGCTGACCATCGGTGTCCCGGCGTTCTTCCTCGCTCTCGCACCCAACAAGGAGCGGGCGAAACCGCACTTCGTACGGCGGGTGATGCGGTACTCGATCCCGGGGGGCGTGGTGGCGGCGGTCGCGACGTTCCTGACGTACTTGATCGCCCGTCACTCTTACGTGGGTGAGGGCGCGCTGGACGCGGAGACCAGTGCGGCGACGCTGACGTTGTTCCTGATCTCCATGTGGGTGCTGGCGATCATCGCGCGGCCGTACACGTGGTGGCGGGTGGCTCTGGTCGCGTCCATGGGGCTGGGGTTCGTGCTGGTGCTGGCGGTGCCCTGGCTCCAGGAGTTCTTCGCGCTGAAGCTGGTGGGGGTGACGATGCCGTGGATCGCGGTGGGGATCTCGGTGGTGGCGGCGGCCGCCCTGGAGTTCGTGTGGAAGTGGGTCGACCGCCGGTTCCCCGCGTGA
- a CDS encoding DUF2530 domain-containing protein yields the protein MAGFFTGPIKHEAPEPLEGPVVPTIVGGTIIWFVLFLVQLPFYGWFDDHGHTWWLWTCLAGAGLGLIGIWYVRKRDAAIKRAAAAAAQ from the coding sequence ATGGCCGGATTCTTCACGGGACCCATCAAGCACGAGGCGCCCGAGCCCCTGGAGGGGCCCGTCGTCCCCACCATCGTCGGCGGCACGATCATCTGGTTCGTCCTCTTCCTGGTCCAGCTGCCGTTCTACGGCTGGTTCGACGACCACGGGCACACCTGGTGGCTGTGGACCTGCCTGGCCGGCGCCGGGCTCGGCCTGATCGGCATCTGGTACGTCCGCAAGCGGGACGCCGCCATCAAGCGGGCCGCCGCCGCGGCGGCGCAGTAG
- a CDS encoding NCS2 family permease, translated as MPASGALDRYFKISERGSTLPREIRGGFATFFAMAYIIVLNPIILGSAKDMYGHQLDNGQLVTATALTAAFTTLLMGVIGNVPIALAAGLGVNSVVALQLAPRMSWPDAMGMVVLAGFVVMLLVATGLRERVMNAVPFGLRKAISIGIGLFIMLIGLVDSGFVSRIPDAAQTTVPLQLGSDGHLNGWPVLVFVLGALLTLALIVRKVSGAILISIVTMTVVAVIIEMVADIPSWGLTTPKWPGNPVATPDFGLVGEVSLFGGFDKVGMLTGILFVFTVLLSCFFDAMGTIMGVSDEAKLTDAQGQMPGINKVLFVDGLAVAAGGASSSSATTAFVESTAGVGEGARTGFANLVTGGLFTAALFLTPVATMVPSQAATPALLAVGFLILANSVKEIDWADYTIGIPAFITMVMMPFTYSITNGIGMGFITFVVLRLAAGRGKEIPAAMYVVAAVFTFYYLMPALGLT; from the coding sequence ATGCCCGCATCCGGCGCCCTCGACCGCTACTTCAAGATCTCCGAACGCGGCAGCACCCTGCCCCGTGAGATCCGTGGCGGCTTCGCCACCTTCTTCGCGATGGCCTACATCATCGTGCTGAACCCGATCATCCTGGGCAGCGCGAAGGACATGTACGGCCACCAGCTCGACAACGGCCAGCTGGTCACCGCCACCGCGCTGACGGCGGCCTTCACCACCCTCCTGATGGGTGTCATCGGCAATGTGCCGATCGCGCTGGCCGCGGGCCTGGGGGTGAACTCGGTGGTCGCGCTCCAGCTCGCGCCCCGGATGTCCTGGCCGGATGCCATGGGCATGGTGGTCCTGGCGGGCTTCGTGGTGATGCTGCTGGTCGCCACGGGGCTGCGCGAGCGGGTGATGAACGCGGTGCCGTTCGGGCTGCGCAAGGCCATCTCGATCGGTATCGGCCTGTTCATCATGCTGATCGGTCTGGTGGACTCCGGCTTCGTCTCCCGCATCCCGGACGCCGCCCAGACCACCGTCCCGCTCCAGCTCGGCAGCGACGGTCACCTCAACGGCTGGCCGGTGCTGGTCTTCGTCCTGGGCGCGCTGCTGACGCTCGCGCTCATCGTGCGCAAGGTCTCCGGCGCCATCCTGATCTCGATCGTCACCATGACCGTCGTCGCGGTGATCATCGAGATGGTCGCGGACATCCCCTCCTGGGGTCTGACCACCCCGAAGTGGCCCGGCAACCCGGTCGCCACCCCCGACTTCGGCCTGGTCGGCGAGGTCAGCCTGTTCGGCGGCTTCGACAAGGTCGGGATGCTGACCGGCATCCTGTTCGTCTTCACGGTCCTGCTGTCGTGTTTCTTCGACGCGATGGGCACGATCATGGGCGTCTCCGACGAGGCCAAGCTGACCGACGCCCAGGGCCAGATGCCCGGTATCAACAAGGTCCTCTTCGTCGACGGCCTCGCGGTCGCGGCGGGCGGTGCCAGCTCCTCCTCGGCCACCACGGCCTTCGTGGAGTCCACGGCCGGCGTCGGCGAGGGCGCCCGCACCGGCTTCGCCAACCTCGTCACCGGCGGCCTGTTCACCGCGGCGCTGTTCCTGACGCCGGTCGCCACCATGGTCCCGTCGCAGGCGGCCACGCCGGCGCTGCTCGCGGTCGGCTTCCTGATCCTCGCGAACTCCGTCAAGGAGATCGACTGGGCCGACTACACGATCGGGATCCCGGCCTTCATCACCATGGTGATGATGCCGTTCACCTACTCGATCACCAATGGCATCGGCATGGGCTTCATCACCTTCGTGGTGCTGCGGCTCGCGGCCGGGCGGGGCAAGGAGATCCCCGCCGCGATGTATGTCGTGGCCGCCGTCTTCACCTTCTACTACCTGATGCCGGCGCTGGGCCTGACCTGA
- a CDS encoding ribbon-helix-helix protein, CopG family, which produces MGTSVLSLRIDGELLERLRHHAAKRGMSVQDYVVRTLIRDDFDERFQTAVEETEKFYGVT; this is translated from the coding sequence ATGGGGACCAGCGTGCTCAGCCTGCGGATCGACGGGGAGCTGCTCGAACGGCTCCGGCACCATGCGGCCAAAAGAGGAATGAGCGTCCAGGACTATGTGGTCCGGACGCTCATTCGGGACGACTTCGACGAGCGGTTCCAGACCGCCGTCGAGGAGACGGAGAAGTTCTACGGCGTCACCTGA